The Huiozyma naganishii CBS 8797 chromosome 9, complete genome nucleotide sequence GTATACttatccaaaaacttgaatAAGTCGATTATGAGAATGAGCATTTTTTCCCAGCCCGCCTTCTTAGGTAGACTTAACATCACTGGTAAGAACATTCTGTGGGATATTAAAGAAACCCATGCAAAACAGAACGCTGGGAATGCAAATGGCTGCAAGGAGTGCAGATAAGATGCAAATATGTTATAAAATTCAACATCGAAATTGCGTAACTCCTTTCTTGTTTCCTTGTTGGTGATTGAAGCAAAATTACGGCCTCTAGCAAAAGACCATTCAATGAACAAATTGGACAACAGCCTGAAGTATGGTCTTTCGTTGAAGGCGGAGCTGTTTTGGGAGTGGTCCTTGGAAAATATCAGCATTATGACAGAAAATATCATGTTCGTGAAATCTGCACGAGAAACTTCATTGAAGTCTTGAACTACCATCAATTTCACTAGCAACTTACCCAGAGCATCAATGGCGGTGAACACTTCCCCAGTTGGATCACTTTGCTTGAAAGAAAGGACGGACAACTCTAAAGCAGCTTTTATAAACTTAATCAGACTGTCACTCGTGGATATGATACCCTTATCAACCATTTGCTGGATGAAAGCTAAAACAACAGTGTCGTTGACGTCCACCCTCTGTAATATCTTAACCCATTCCGTGAAGACCAGAAAGTACTTTTCTGTTTCGGTAACAGGTGTCTTCTTTGCGACAGGCATGAccgtttctttctcacaactctccaaaaaaattttgacTTCAGGATTATACAAAGTCCCAAGGTATTCAAGGGTATGCACAAAATCCATTCTCAATAGAAGGGGCTCGTCAGAAAATACAACGTCCTTCAGAAGGCTCATCACGAAATCAATCgatttttccatttcttctttcatTGCTGTAACTAGTACAGAATCAAGCTCAGCAGGGTCAATCAGATTCACCTCCAACAAAGATCTGATCACCGGAACATCGAATTTCCTGCTATCTAGCGCGTATACCAGCCACCATACAACATCCTTTCGAGCAACCATGGACAAAGAACACAACTTTTCTAATAAAAGAGATAAAACTTCCCTACAAAGCGAGCTTTCACTGGTTGCAAACAAACTGTTGACAACAGCTTGGGCAACCTTTAGAGCTAGCTGATCTTTTTGAGGACTTCTCGCAATGAAAGtcaaaatttggaaaataatGTTCTTgatttgattttgttcacCTAAATCATTCAAAGTCTGTTTATCAGCGTTCTCCTTGATTTGTGCCACTAGAACATCCATCAAATAAACAAGCACTCTGTGATTTTGCTCTAATTCAGCTTGTAGTGCGTTAGCAGTAGGTGCAGTGGGGACTGCAGCTTGATTTTGTAATTGCAGCTGCGGCTGATTGTTTTGGATTACCAAATGAGGCTGCTGAGGTTGAACGCTTAGAACATTTTGTTGATTCTGAAGAATGgttttttgattttgaagCAAGGTGGTTTGATTGGTCATACCTTGTGTTTGTGGGCCCGGGGGACCATTCGTAAAGTTGTCCATATTTGGAATTATTTTTCCAAAGTCTTCATATATTTTCATCTGTTGTGGAGAGACACCAGAGCTTTTTAAGCCAAGAGGTTCCGGTAAGGATAAAGAATAAGGATTTGCAGAAGGGTCCAAGAACGGCTGATCTGCACGTCTTTCCTTATGATAACGACGAATAGCAATGGCCTGTATTAGCTGTTCACCCATTTCTGTTGTCGCCTTATCTATTGTGGTTTCCTCAATTATTCCGAGACATAGACCGATATTCTCGTTGATTGCTATTTCAAGGTCGTCCAATGGCGAACCAGGCAATGCCATCAAGTTGGGGGACAGCACTTGAACAGCAGATCTGATACTTTCTGTTAAGCTGTCGATTGATGTTGCCCGAGCCAAACTTTTTGCCAGTTGCCGAACCATATTGATTGCGGCCCCTTTCATTTGAACTTCATCTACTTCTGTAGCAAAGTCTTTAGCCACAATTTTCGTAGTTGCCACCACAGCAATGTTCGATGCTTTGTCTACAGTAGGTACCAAAACTTCCCGGACGGCTTTTGTTAGCGCCATCTGGAAAATACGTTTGAGCTCAGGATGAGACACAAATATTGTCGAACCCACTAAATTGTTAAATAGTGCGTCAGGTGCCGGCATGTTACCTTCTGGGGCAAATGATGGTGGTCGCTGTTGAGCCTCTGCAAGAGAAACAACTCTTTGTCTTTGTTGATTTAGTAAGATATGCTGTTGGTATTGTTGCATGATTATCCCCTGTTTTTGGTGCTCTgcctgttgctgttctaAACTCATGGTTCCTAAGTTACCAGCAAGTACCTCAACACTATCCCGAGTCTCAATAAAGTTTGTTGGTTCCAATTCGGACATAGACATGTTGAACTGCTTGAATAATACTTCAACCTCAAATGTCAAGTTCAGCTTCCAGTTTGATTTGTTGTTTAATTCCAGCAATACTTGTAGAATACCTAGGGTCCATGGATTGGGTGGCTTGAATATTTTGGAGTTTACAGCGTTTTGCAAAACCCTTGTAACGAAGGGAATGGTTAGTTCCAACCTTTGCTCCCTGTAAGCTTCCAATAGCAGTTCCCTGAAAGCAATATTCCTGTGCTTGATGGGTTTATCGATTGCCAACGTAATTGCACCTAACCACAGGGAAAGATTCTTTAACAGCTTTTTGTCCACAGACTGTATATCCTTCGCGGCTAAAAACCGATACAACTGTCTTAAGGTAACATTAATGATCGAGTCATTCAGTACTGGAGAGTTTAAAACAACCAAAATCCGGGCATACAAATTGTGATAATTTGGTTCAGTTTTCGCTCTTTGATTCACAAGGTAGCCTGAAAACCAGGTAGCGTAGTTTGGCGTCAAAGCTTGCTTTAGCCCTTGGATCTTCTCATCAAAATTATCCATGGTAAGATTATTCACAATGAAAAGAACTTTTTCAGTAACATCCTTTGAAGGGGTTTCCTGAATAATAGGTGACCTCCAATTATCTACCACAAAATACCTCAAAGGTATCATCTCTATAGATGCAgaaccatttttttcttttgaattttcATTGATCCGACTCGTCTTCTGAGAAGCGTCTAGAATAAATTGGTATACCTGGGTTTGAGTTTGCAAGCCAGGAACCTGTTGAAGTAAATCCTGGCAGTATTTTGGAAAATCATTCAACCGAACCCTAAAAGCATAAATAGCTTGAAGTGCAAATTTGAACATTTTCGAATCTGGCCCTTCCACAGCAAAAGATAAGATCTTTGTCAAGGCAACAGCTAAAACAAATCCATTCAGCAAGTTAAACAAAATCATGGAACCGAAGAGCACTGAAGTGGTTGCCAATGCTTCCAGCGGATaatctttgaagaacgagcATTCGGCCAAAACAGCGTGTGTAATACAGGCAAAAACATCCTGACTCCTTGGATCATCGctttccttcaattttctGAGTATCTCAACGACATCCTTGATTGCTATTTCACTACTGTACATTCGCTGCAAGTAGTTTTGCATTTCCTTCTCTACATCAGGAGTAATGGGGGAAAAGTCACCGTTCGCTAGGATTGCCTTATCGTGGCCGGTTCCAAAGTTGATTATTCTTGGAAATGCAATAATGATAGCATATTGAAGATTTTCAAATCTTGACAAAGTGGCTCCTGCCAGCGATAGATTCATCAGAGATGTGACGAGGAAATGTAGCGCTGGTAAGCCAAATATCTTAGAGGATTGGAAGCTCGAATTCGCATCGGAAATTTTCACTTGAGCCTCCAAGAAAGTCAATATGGTAGGTACATTTTCCCGCGTTAAATTTGAACTCAtgtattcttcaaagccaTTCCAACCAATTGCAATCGCTACTGGTAAGATTCCAAATGTTTCAGTGAAAGTAAATTTGTTTAGGATAGAATCCAGTTGCCTTTGGTCTAATAGTACTTTTAGAAACACCCCAACTGGTGCGTCATTTCTAGTTATAACCATTCTTGTGAGGTCAGGCAGCAACTTGTCCTTATTCACTAAGACTTTCAATAGATCACCAAGAACAGCAGGcgtcttttcaaaaacttggaCAAGTAACGTTACGATAATCTCATCGATGACGCTTCTATTTTCGATCAAAAGTGTGAAGTGTTTCATGTTGTTAAT carries:
- the CDC39 gene encoding CCR4-NOT core subunit CDC39 (similar to Saccharomyces cerevisiae CDC39 (YCR093W); ancestral locus Anc_6.373), with translation MHLAQINHEYNLKREKEAAQIVLSQISLLITQLSNDNFNHVSKQIDFILDKSLPAVRIKYWKKLLTLCCADIKKTHVLDHETNLIHRLFSNLLKNLPFCSPEFINSLKESIFKTEELESQFNLTDQDIQLTLDNLTVPNLKEVLYPNIILDKLKQLTKMNNHNILQSLLSNSSPDNFASRLQDMLGTLSGEGLNDMVALLLSEIVSPGSQHLQDDLAHSWATPVDIKQATERGSQISNAFKRAQDNSINWNRVFNLMQTKYFLAVAISPTAASLSALFASLKYGNLIDQFFNCDWNISFKLIVTCLLHKWDPQQGCFNLLTDTKMRKVSDLITNSKNSLLYLMSVATLDLELFLLRDELTNNPMLKFYQECFFEDFSLVPEYLYLALINNMKHFTLLIENRSVIDEIIVTLLVQVFEKTPAVLGDLLKVLVNKDKLLPDLTRMVITRNDAPVGVFLKVLLDQRQLDSILNKFTFTETFGILPVAIAIGWNGFEEYMSSNLTRENVPTILTFLEAQVKISDANSSFQSSKIFGLPALHFLVTSLMNLSLAGATLSRFENLQYAIIIAFPRIINFGTGHDKAILANGDFSPITPDVEKEMQNYLQRMYSSEIAIKDVVEILRKLKESDDPRSQDVFACITHAVLAECSFFKDYPLEALATTSVLFGSMILFNLLNGFVLAVALTKILSFAVEGPDSKMFKFALQAIYAFRVRLNDFPKYCQDLLQQVPGLQTQTQVYQFILDASQKTSRINENSKEKNGSASIEMIPLRYFVVDNWRSPIIQETPSKDVTEKVLFIVNNLTMDNFDEKIQGLKQALTPNYATWFSGYLVNQRAKTEPNYHNLYARILVVLNSPVLNDSIINVTLRQLYRFLAAKDIQSVDKKLLKNLSLWLGAITLAIDKPIKHRNIAFRELLLEAYREQRLELTIPFVTRVLQNAVNSKIFKPPNPWTLGILQVLLELNNKSNWKLNLTFEVEVLFKQFNMSMSELEPTNFIETRDSVEVLAGNLGTMSLEQQQAEHQKQGIIMQQYQQHILLNQQRQRVVSLAEAQQRPPSFAPEGNMPAPDALFNNLVGSTIFVSHPELKRIFQMALTKAVREVLVPTVDKASNIAVVATTKIVAKDFATEVDEVQMKGAAINMVRQLAKSLARATSIDSLTESIRSAVQVLSPNLMALPGSPLDDLEIAINENIGLCLGIIEETTIDKATTEMGEQLIQAIAIRRYHKERRADQPFLDPSANPYSLSLPEPLGLKSSGVSPQQMKIYEDFGKIIPNMDNFTNGPPGPQTQGMTNQTTLLQNQKTILQNQQNVLSVQPQQPHLVIQNNQPQLQLQNQAAVPTAPTANALQAELEQNHRVLVYLMDVLVAQIKENADKQTLNDLGEQNQIKNIIFQILTFIARSPQKDQLALKVAQAVVNSLFATSESSLCREVLSLLLEKLCSLSMVARKDVVWWLVYALDSRKFDVPVIRSLLEVNLIDPAELDSVLVTAMKEEMEKSIDFVMSLLKDVVFSDEPLLLRMDFVHTLEYLGTLYNPEVKIFLESCEKETVMPVAKKTPVTETEKYFLVFTEWVKILQRVDVNDTVVLAFIQQMVDKGIISTSDSLIKFIKAALELSVLSFKQSDPTGEVFTAIDALGKLLVKLMVVQDFNEVSRADFTNMIFSVIMLIFSKDHSQNSSAFNERPYFRLLSNLFIEWSFARGRNFASITNKETRKELRNFDVEFYNIFASYLHSLQPFAFPAFCFAWVSLISHRMFLPVMLSLPKKAGWEKMLILIIDLFKFLDKYTKKDSVTDAVSVIYKGTLRIILGISNDFPEFLIENHYQLLNNLPCSYFQLKNVVLSAIPTKMCFPNPYNPTLQLSNLESCQECPSVFYDPINDLSTLKKPVDNYLRIPSNSLLRTILGSVFRSEYDVRNGVGFDFLSVDSKVVRAIVLHVGVEAGLENERTSSNAVFNPESSYYTLLYNMIHDGTAELKFQVIEVMVEQLRYPNIHTYWFNYVLLNMFTSKDFGDQIAEVQELILRCILERIIVNKPHPWGVSILTTQLLNQDEVNLLELEFIKTVPEIEKMLTLMLKHTKQRASSSDGKHVEGSGEASAATIAH